The DNA window GACAGACGGCCGACATACTGCAACGGGCGCTCGATATTCATGATACCGAGGTCCATCTGGACCGAGTTGTTGCCGCGATAGTTGGTGTCGAGCGCGGCCTTGACGCCCGTGTTCTTCCGGAAGAGCGGCGCAACCTGCGCGCCGACGATCATCATGGTGGGAGCACCACCGCCACGGGCAAGATACATGGTGTTGGACCACGTTTCGACATCGCCCATGATGTCGGTCGACGGATCGTTCCAGTAGTCTGCGCTCTTGACGACCGTATGGCCCGCGGCACGGCCGAAGTCGAGAAGCACATCCGGATTGGCGGCCCCCTGGTCGCGCTCGTACTGGATCAGCACCTTGCCGTCGAAAAACGCGCGGCAGGCCATCCAGATTCTCCGGACATCGATCGCACGAAGATGGATGCCGGAAACCTCGACGACGCGCTGATTGAAGCGCTCTTCGAGCGACGGCTTCGCCCCGCGATTGCGGAAAATCTCGCTCGGCTTCAGGTTCTTCGCATCAACCGCCCGGACACGATCCTTGAGCTTGATGTAAGGCGGGGTGAAGGCCGAGATGTCTTCGCCCTTGGCATAGGCGATCGGCTTGCCCTGCTCGTAGGGCAGCACGAACGGCGCCAGGAAGCGATCGGCTTCGGGAAGATCGCCGAACTTGATCTCGAAGTCTTCCGAATAGTATCGGCCGGTGAAGAAGGTGTCGAGAACCCACGAAGGCAGCGGGTCCATGCGGGGATCCGAACGAAGCATGAAAAGTTCTTCGTCGGTCCAGAGTTCAATTGCCATCGGTATAACCCTTCAAAGATTTGGCTCGTAGACCGAGCGAAGAGTGCGGAATGCCCCGGATCAGGGAGCGGCGACGGTGGCCCCGGCACGAACCTTCTTGACCACGATCGCAGTCGGCGTCGGCGCTCCGCGGAACGCTTCCAGCTTCTTCTCCTCGGTGTCGTAGGAGGCAGGCCAGGCAATCATGTCCATGTTCAGGCAGCCCTGACGCAGCACGGGCTGACCCTGCAGCGGGGAGGCCGGCGTCGTGACGGGCCGAAGAAGGACGCCGATCGCCTGCGTCGTGCCGGAGACAGCGGGGATGAGATTCCCGGACCCGTCGAAGCCGACCGGAACGAACGCAGTGGCGAACGTCTGACTGGCGGCGATGACCATGTCGTCGGTCACGACGGGCGGCGTATCGCCGACGATGAGGCCTTCGGCAACGGGTTCGATCGTATCCGCCCACTGGGACGGAACGCCGGCATCGGATGCCGCATAAGGCGGGGTGATTGTAACCATCGTTGTTCACCTATTCACTAATTGGTTGAACAGAAGGGCGCAAGTTGGCCGTCAGGCGGCCTTGCGCGGCCCCTTGATCCGGGTGAGGGTTGCATCCACGCGCGACTCCTCGTCGTCGCTCGGCGCGCCGATGTCCGGGTTCTTGCCCGAGTCCATCGCATCACGGAAGGTCTTGCCGGTCGTGTTCTCGGCGCTTTCGGCCTTCTCCTCCGGCATGTCGCCGAGCATTTCGACGACAGTATCGGAATCGAGAGTCGCGAACTTGTCGCCGAGCGCCATCTTCAGAGCCATCTTGGGACGGCTCTTGCCGTTGTCGGAATTGACGATCGCAGCGATGCGCGAGCGCTCGGCCGTCGCACCGGCCTTGAGACCTTCGGTCTTGCCCTCTTCACGAGCCTTGTCGATGGACGCCTGATCGACGGCCGTCTGCTCACTGGTGTTCTGTCCCATCGCATTTCCCTTTCGATTGGTGGACAGTTCTGCCGCAAACGCGGCGAGGCCGTCTTCGAGCGGGCCGATCTCGTCGGCGAGCCCGATGGACGTTGCTTGCGAGGCTGTGTAGGTCAGCGCCTCCGTATCCCGGATGACCTGTTCCTCCATGCCTCGATTCCGTGCCACGATCGACACGAACATGGCGCCAAGCTCATCAATGCGAGCCTGGATGCGAGCCTTCACATCATCTGGCAGCGGTTCATACGGGTTGCCGTCGACCTTGTGCTTGCCGAAGTGGATGAACGTGACCGCGATGCCGACACGATCGAGCGCCTTGCTCACATCGATATGAGCGGTCACCACGCCGATCGAGCCAACGCCGCCTGTTCTCGACACGACGATCGTGTCGGCGGCCGAGGCGATCGAATAGGCTGCCGAATAAGCGCTTTCGGCAGCAAACGCCCGCATCGGTTTTTGGCCTCGCCCTGCGTAGATCATGTCGACGAGATCGAAGTTCCCGGCGACCTCGCCACCTGGCGAGTCGATGACGAACGCGATCCCGTTGACTTTCGGATCGTTGAGCCCCCGCGAAAACGCACGCGCGATGTAGTCGTAGCCAGTCGCCCAGTCGTAGAGCTGCCAAGGGAAGTTGTTCAGCAGCACGCCGCGAACCGGAATTTGCAGGACACCATCTTTCACGACGTAGGGCCGATAGGCCGCTCGCCAGTCATTTTCTTCCGGCCAGAAATCGTCGATGAGCGCCATGCGGTCGCTCGACATTACGATCTTGTCGTAGACCTTCGCTCCCTCAACAACCAGGGACTGAAAGCGGGTTGCCTGTTCGATGGCGACCAGAGCCGGCTGCCCGTCGAAACGGGCGATCAGGGGGTTAAGCGGCGTTGTCATTGTTCTCCCCTGCGGCAGCGCTAACGCTTCCAGAAGCTGCGTTCACCGAGTTGTCCTGCGTGTCGGCGGCATCCCGCAAGCCGAGTTCTTCGGCTCGGTTGCGCTCGCGGGCGCGTTGCTTCAGAACCTGCCGCCAATCGCCGCCGAGCCGCGCGACTTCGCTTTCGAGCGTCGTCATATTGAACTTCATGCGCAGCGAGGCGGCTTGCGTTTCCTTGAGCTGGTCGATCTGGCCGAGCGCGGCGCCGATCCACTCGCATTCAGTGATGGCTTCCATGACCAAGGGCTTGTAGAGCCAGGCGCTGTCATTCCCGAGCCGCCGCGGCAGTGACTCGATCATGCCACTGTTGATTGCTTCTTCGAGCCACAAGCGATAGACGATCGACGCGAAGGCGTCGGCGAGCAGGCCCTTGCAGGCCAGCATGTGCTTCCAGGTCTCGCCCATGGCCGCCTGCGCGGACGAATAGTTGGTCTCGCTGTAGTCGCGCGACAACTGCTCGTAGGAGACGTTGAGACAGGCAGCGATATGACGGAGGAGCGACTTTTCAAGGTCGGTCCCGAGCGGGCCACCCTTCGCGGCCGGCTGCATATGCAGCTTCGAGCCTGGCGGTAGATGCGGAATGCGGACACCGCCAAGTTGGAACTGGTCGCTCGCACCGATGTAGGAATCGACCGCCCCGAGGTAGGCCGCCATGTAGCTGGTAACGCTCTCGTCTATCTGCTGCGACAGGTCACCGTTGCCGACGTTGCCGCCGCCGAGGCGCTGGAAAATGACCGAGGTATCGAGATCGGATTCGATCGAGGCCGCGTAGGTCGCATTGACGACCGCATTCTGCAAAACGATGTCGCGGAAATCCTTCGTCATCCGCATCTCTTTGAGCGCGGCAACCAATGGTGCCATGCCCCGCGTCTGATTGGGGCGGGTCTGCTCGTAAAGATGGATGACCTGCGGGCGCCCCCACGGCTTCTTGGCCGGGATCCGCTCCCACTCGTATTGCGACGCGAGCCAGTATGCTCCTGGCGGGGCTTTTCTCACGTGGTAGGCAACAGGGACATGTCGTTTGTTGACCTCGACCCCACCAACGATGAACGGGTTCGAACCTCCGAGTGCCGGGTTCGACAGCCGGTCAAGGTCGAGCATGCGGATCGCCGTGTTGAACGGGCGGATTTCCGCGTCGTCCCGGATCCATTCAACCGCGGCCAGAACCTCACCTGTGGCGAAATACGTGCCGACGGCCTGACGAATGAGCTGCGTGAAAGTGTTCCGTCGACCCCCGTCAACCCAATGCGCGCGCGAGTTTGCCCACAGCCCGAACTTGGTTTCGACTTCTGTCTGGAACTCTTCCTCCCAGACTTCGTCGTCCTTGCCGAAGACGATCTGCGACACGGGCTTGGCGTTGAGAATGTATTTGCCGCCGACGATGTGGTCCTTGTGGATCGTCTGCCCGGAACGCACATAGGCATCATTGTTGATCGTGTCGCGGACACGCGCATCTGCGAGGCGTTTTTGAGGCAGGATGTCCTGATCGGCAGACCGGCTCGGCGGGTTCCACATCGCGAGTTCGCGCGACTTCCGGGACGCCCCCTCATAGGCATCGCCAACAATCGCCATCTCCTTGCTCGCGCCGCCCGGCACCCTGACACCGGACGGCGCGAGCGTGCCGAGGTCGTCGGACGACGGCCCCAACACATCCGCGTATCGCTGTGGATTCTTCACGGGCGCCCCCAGAATTGCATCGGGGCAATGGACGTTTCATTCACCTGCCGGCGAAGATCGGCGATGTAATTCTGCAAGCGAATAACGTTGGCGGCCGAATAGCGGATGCGCTCACCGTTCTGGTCAACGACCTCCAGAACGCCGCGGCCCGTCTGCCAATCATGCAGGGCGTTTTCAGCGTCCGTAAGTCGTTCCTGCAGAGTCATGGCGCCGCCATAGGTTTTGAAATGATCACTAGGCTATAATCAACATATGGTTGGTTAGCAACTTTTTTGTTGATTTAGGTGAGGCGCTTTGCGAGCGCGCTGAGGTCATATTTCTTGGGTTTTGCAGGCATGACCGGGTTCTCATCCTGCTCGCCGAAAACCAGTGCGTTCTTGTCCCACTCGGCTGCCCACGGCGGGGGCTTATCCCAGAAACCGGCACGCAAGGCCCGGACTTCCTCATGGCGCAGCAGCGCCAGGGCGTAATAGGACAAGTCCCACGCCTCGTTATGGACCCGGTGATTGGCAGGCTTCTCCCAACCTTTGTCCGTGCGCACTTCAGATGTCATCTGAGTGTAGAACCACTTCGGCGCCCAGATCGGGAATGTCCAGTATCCGCCACCTTTATCCTGACGCGAGAGAAAGCCGTTCAGCGCATCCTTCATATCGTTCGAGTTGATGAAGCCGACAGGCACATCACCACGCGCCGCCGTGAATTTGTCCTTCTGGTTCGCGTCAGGAAACTTCTTCGTATAGGCGGGCACCGTTTTCAGTGGGTCGCCTTTGACGAGCTGGAAACGGTTCGATAGGCCGTGCTCGGTGTGAAGCCGCCGCCAGAACTCCCTGGCCTGGATCGAGACACCTTCCTTGCCGCCATAGTCGCAGCCGGTCAACTTGATTGACATGCGACGGCCTGACTGATCGGCAAGGGGGTAGCTCCGTTTGATCACTTCACCGATCAGCAGATCCCAGTCTTCGGCATAGGCGCTCGGATCGAGCGGCAGGCGTTCATCGTCCTCGTCCCGCCGCTCGCTCTTGAGAAGACGGAACATGTCGATGACCCAGGCATCGTTGTGCAGGCCGAAACCGGTGACCTGCACAACAAACCCGGACCGGGAGCCCGACTGCACGTCAACCGTTGCGATGATAAAACGGACACCGGGCGGAACCGTCGGATTCTCTTTCGTCGTTCCCCAGTCCTCGGCGTGCTCCATCAGATTTTCAGATGAGCGGGATTCCGCCAATGCCTTCGGTAGATAAGCCTCGCCCTGATCCGCCGTTACGGTCTTCTTCAGGGGGTTCTCGTCGCCGGTGTTTTCGTAGACATCGACGGCCTGCAGATAGGCGAAAACAAGGCTCTGCCAATCCTGGAATGCTGCGGCCGGGCCTTTGAGCCAAAACGA is part of the Hartmannibacter diazotrophicus genome and encodes:
- a CDS encoding major capsid protein, translated to MDPLPSWVLDTFFTGRYYSEDFEIKFGDLPEADRFLAPFVLPYEQGKPIAYAKGEDISAFTPPYIKLKDRVRAVDAKNLKPSEIFRNRGAKPSLEERFNQRVVEVSGIHLRAIDVRRIWMACRAFFDGKVLIQYERDQGAANPDVLLDFGRAAGHTVVKSADYWNDPSTDIMGDVETWSNTMYLARGGGAPTMMIVGAQVAPLFRKNTGVKAALDTNYRGNNSVQMDLGIMNIERPLQYVGRLSTTLEVWTYKDTIDIPDGSGGKTKIDLFNEKDICLVAPGATGVLAHGAIYDADAMMEGMVSTDVYAKMWMTKDPGDVMLMHQSSPLPIPLYPNRTFKARVLA
- a CDS encoding head decoration protein gives rise to the protein MVTITPPYAASDAGVPSQWADTIEPVAEGLIVGDTPPVVTDDMVIAASQTFATAFVPVGFDGSGNLIPAVSGTTQAIGVLLRPVTTPASPLQGQPVLRQGCLNMDMIAWPASYDTEEKKLEAFRGAPTPTAIVVKKVRAGATVAAP
- a CDS encoding S49 family peptidase, whose translation is MALIDDFWPEENDWRAAYRPYVVKDGVLQIPVRGVLLNNFPWQLYDWATGYDYIARAFSRGLNDPKVNGIAFVIDSPGGEVAGNFDLVDMIYAGRGQKPMRAFAAESAYSAAYSIASAADTIVVSRTGGVGSIGVVTAHIDVSKALDRVGIAVTFIHFGKHKVDGNPYEPLPDDVKARIQARIDELGAMFVSIVARNRGMEEQVIRDTEALTYTASQATSIGLADEIGPLEDGLAAFAAELSTNRKGNAMGQNTSEQTAVDQASIDKAREEGKTEGLKAGATAERSRIAAIVNSDNGKSRPKMALKMALGDKFATLDSDTVVEMLGDMPEEKAESAENTTGKTFRDAMDSGKNPDIGAPSDDEESRVDATLTRIKGPRKAA
- a CDS encoding phage portal protein, yielding MKNPQRYADVLGPSSDDLGTLAPSGVRVPGGASKEMAIVGDAYEGASRKSRELAMWNPPSRSADQDILPQKRLADARVRDTINNDAYVRSGQTIHKDHIVGGKYILNAKPVSQIVFGKDDEVWEEEFQTEVETKFGLWANSRAHWVDGGRRNTFTQLIRQAVGTYFATGEVLAAVEWIRDDAEIRPFNTAIRMLDLDRLSNPALGGSNPFIVGGVEVNKRHVPVAYHVRKAPPGAYWLASQYEWERIPAKKPWGRPQVIHLYEQTRPNQTRGMAPLVAALKEMRMTKDFRDIVLQNAVVNATYAASIESDLDTSVIFQRLGGGNVGNGDLSQQIDESVTSYMAAYLGAVDSYIGASDQFQLGGVRIPHLPPGSKLHMQPAAKGGPLGTDLEKSLLRHIAACLNVSYEQLSRDYSETNYSSAQAAMGETWKHMLACKGLLADAFASIVYRLWLEEAINSGMIESLPRRLGNDSAWLYKPLVMEAITECEWIGAALGQIDQLKETQAASLRMKFNMTTLESEVARLGGDWRQVLKQRARERNRAEELGLRDAADTQDNSVNAASGSVSAAAGENNDNAA
- the gpW gene encoding gpW family head-tail joining protein; protein product: MTLQERLTDAENALHDWQTGRGVLEVVDQNGERIRYSAANVIRLQNYIADLRRQVNETSIAPMQFWGRP
- a CDS encoding phage terminase large subunit family protein, which encodes MKLSRPHEFATLEEIVIAASEMVRPPERITVSEAATKYRYLDNPGSYVGYWKNEKTPYLVEVMDTLTSLDFRGVVLAGAARIGKTDIFYNWLTHTAICDPADMMFIGMTKEVSRDISQGDLGKVFRNTKELGSRLIPGRHSDNVFDKRFKSGMRLLLRWPSITELSGKTIPRLCLADYDRMEDDIASEGPAFDLAMKRSETFKRFGMTFAESSPGREIRDPKWIRKTPHEAPPVHGGILSLYNRGDRRRWNWRCPYCDNPFEPHFGLLKYPKSADNWEAAQMVTMQCPHCRMDIDPSFKRELNSKGRWIREGMLWLPDGSIVGQPIRTDIASFWLKGPAAAFQDWQSLVFAYLQAVDVYENTGDENPLKKTVTADQGEAYLPKALAESRSSENLMEHAEDWGTTKENPTVPPGVRFIIATVDVQSGSRSGFVVQVTGFGLHNDAWVIDMFRLLKSERRDEDDERLPLDPSAYAEDWDLLIGEVIKRSYPLADQSGRRMSIKLTGCDYGGKEGVSIQAREFWRRLHTEHGLSNRFQLVKGDPLKTVPAYTKKFPDANQKDKFTAARGDVPVGFINSNDMKDALNGFLSRQDKGGGYWTFPIWAPKWFYTQMTSEVRTDKGWEKPANHRVHNEAWDLSYYALALLRHEEVRALRAGFWDKPPPWAAEWDKNALVFGEQDENPVMPAKPKKYDLSALAKRLT